TACTGGTTTCGCTGGGACTCCTCGCCTAACCGTGAGCTCATCCACCAGATCATCGAAGCTTACGAAGACCATCTAGCCAAGAGCGAGAAGTCAAGCGGCAGAGGAGGAAAAAAGAAGGAGAAATCACGTCGTCGCCGGGTCGTGGAGCCCTCGGGTCGACCCGAAGAACCGGTGGAGCCTGTAGATGAAGTTAAGCCTGAGGAGTCACCGGAAATGTTGAGGTTTCCGGCGGCGGCGGGGACTAGGCACAGGGGCTTGGCGAGGAAGGTGTTACCGGACGTGCTGGGATTATTCAATTGGCGTTTTTGGAGGCTTTGGAATCCGAATGCGTGAGGCATCTCGCTTCAAAAAAATAAAGCTCCTTTCGAATTTTCTAAACAAATGCTTTGTTCTTGGAATCCATTAAACAAAGCTAAATGCTTTATTTTATCTAATA
The DNA window shown above is from Brassica oleracea var. oleracea cultivar TO1000 chromosome C3, BOL, whole genome shotgun sequence and carries:
- the LOC106332581 gene encoding uncharacterized protein LOC106332581, with protein sequence MKIKKKGQVHPSPPLPSFPSSSSKVDNCLSVLKLLPAVILLLVSSLSPEDKQVLAYLITRSLKTTTIAVSSGRRRSSCKKARTHHKAPRFDCECFECYTSYWFRWDSSPNRELIHQIIEAYEDHLAKSEKSSGRGGKKKEKSRRRRVVEPSGRPEEPVEPVDEVKPEESPEMLRFPAAAGTRHRGLARKVLPDVLGLFNWRFWRLWNPNA